A single window of Chloracidobacterium thermophilum B DNA harbors:
- a CDS encoding LOG family protein translates to MGQLKRVCVYCGSQTGQATSYREVAWSVGERLAQQGIEVVYGGGHVGLMGVVAEAALAAGGRVIGVIPERLLEREVIYREVTQMYVTRTMHERKARMMELSDAFVALPGGIGTLDELFEIWTWRQLGYHSKPVGLLNVAGYYDGLLGFLDRAVQEGFLAPDCRDLLMVETDFGKLLARLAGTFV, encoded by the coding sequence TTGGGTCAACTGAAGCGGGTTTGTGTCTATTGTGGGTCGCAAACCGGGCAGGCAACCTCCTATCGGGAGGTGGCCTGGTCGGTTGGAGAGCGGCTGGCACAGCAGGGCATCGAGGTCGTTTATGGCGGCGGGCACGTGGGCCTGATGGGCGTGGTGGCCGAAGCGGCGCTGGCTGCCGGGGGACGGGTTATCGGGGTCATCCCGGAGCGGTTGCTGGAGCGCGAGGTGATCTACCGTGAGGTGACGCAAATGTACGTCACGCGGACAATGCATGAGCGGAAGGCGCGCATGATGGAGCTGTCCGATGCGTTTGTCGCGCTGCCGGGCGGGATTGGCACGCTGGATGAGTTGTTTGAAATCTGGACCTGGCGGCAGCTTGGCTATCACAGTAAGCCGGTGGGACTGCTCAATGTGGCTGGTTACTACGATGGGTTGCTGGGCTTTCTTGACCGGGCCGTGCAGGAGGGATTTCTGGCGCCAGACTGCCGGGATTTACTGATGGTCGAGACGGATTTTGGGAAACTGTTGGCGCGGCTGGCTGGAACTTTCGTCTGA
- the bchG gene encoding (bacterio)chlorophyll synthase produces the protein MLEELRKSPVPSPQATTSKPLLQTFLIHIQLLDPVTWLGPWQCFCCGVLATGLRLADLTVTDGVKFFLACGLIGPLLTGFSQSINDYFDRHLDAINDPERPIPAGRISLAAARANFILTGFLAVGNMLLLYLVTASPVILILGVAGLFLAYAYSAPGFRLKENGWLGTTAVGIGYCLVPWLLAAHLFSREPGFPAFHLALGVVNALVAMGLITMNDFKSIEGDRKNALKTLPVLYGERGAMLIAFTEINLAQVIFVITCFLFGYVTIGWLGIAFFVPQLVQQVQLYRAPNDSRLLESIGRNAAGRSLISQSQASAHPGFIRFLVGSNLLTVTALTAVSIVHGYWR, from the coding sequence ATGCTTGAGGAGTTGAGAAAATCACCCGTCCCGTCCCCGCAGGCAACGACTTCCAAACCGCTGCTGCAAACCTTCCTGATCCACATCCAGCTCCTCGACCCCGTCACCTGGCTTGGCCCCTGGCAGTGTTTCTGCTGTGGGGTCCTGGCAACGGGGCTACGCCTGGCAGACCTGACGGTGACGGATGGCGTCAAATTTTTTCTGGCCTGCGGACTCATCGGCCCGCTGCTGACCGGTTTCAGCCAATCCATCAACGATTATTTTGACCGCCACCTCGACGCCATCAACGACCCGGAGCGCCCTATTCCGGCGGGGCGGATTTCCCTCGCGGCAGCCCGTGCCAACTTCATCCTGACCGGTTTCCTCGCCGTGGGGAACATGTTGCTGCTGTACCTTGTGACTGCCAGCCCGGTGATTCTCATCCTGGGCGTCGCAGGACTCTTTCTGGCCTACGCTTACAGCGCCCCGGGATTTCGCCTCAAGGAAAACGGCTGGCTGGGAACAACGGCAGTGGGCATCGGGTACTGCCTGGTGCCATGGCTGCTGGCTGCGCACCTTTTTTCACGGGAGCCGGGCTTTCCTGCCTTTCATCTGGCGCTGGGGGTTGTCAATGCCCTGGTTGCCATGGGGCTGATCACCATGAACGACTTCAAATCCATTGAAGGGGACCGCAAAAATGCCCTCAAAACCCTCCCCGTACTGTATGGCGAACGTGGCGCAATGCTCATTGCCTTTACCGAAATCAATCTGGCGCAGGTGATTTTTGTCATCACCTGCTTTTTGTTTGGCTATGTCACCATTGGCTGGCTTGGCATAGCCTTCTTCGTTCCCCAGCTTGTTCAGCAGGTACAGCTCTACCGCGCACCCAATGACAGCCGGTTGCTCGAAAGCATTGGGCGCAATGCGGCCGGGCGGTCGCTCATCAGTCAGAGTCAGGCCAGCGCCCATCCGGGCTTTATCCGTTTTCTCGTTGGGAGTAATCTGCTCACCGTCACAGCCCTTACGGCTGTGTCCATCGTCCATGGGTATTGGCGCTAG
- a CDS encoding phytoene/squalene synthase family protein — translation MRLDTGSVAALDPFAGQVRVQAPAPAAVAAGYAYCREVTRTHAKSFYFCTQTLPKRKRPAIYAIYALCRQIDDLVDTNRQANPTAVALAIEAWAQALRDVYAGRPFPAHPVLVAWYDFLPQFPVKLEHPLELMQGCLMDARTEGPVRFERFDDLYTYAYRVASLVGLMTSEVFGYADSSALQYAVALGIAFQLTNILRDVGEDARRNRIYLPLEDLRRFGCTEEMILQGRLTPEVVALLKFEICRARDFYREAECGIRLLSPDSRFTVFLSSRLYGGILRDIERHGYDVFSRRAHLSLGAKLWAVPPLWVQARLGGILT, via the coding sequence ATGAGACTTGATACTGGCAGCGTTGCGGCGCTTGACCCCTTTGCCGGGCAAGTGCGGGTTCAGGCGCCAGCCCCGGCGGCTGTGGCTGCTGGCTATGCCTACTGCCGGGAGGTGACCCGCACCCACGCCAAAAGCTTTTACTTTTGCACCCAGACCCTTCCCAAACGCAAGCGTCCGGCCATTTATGCCATCTATGCGCTCTGCCGGCAGATTGATGACCTGGTGGATACCAACCGCCAGGCCAACCCGACGGCAGTGGCGTTGGCCATTGAAGCTTGGGCGCAGGCTCTGCGGGATGTGTATGCCGGGCGGCCCTTTCCGGCTCACCCGGTGCTTGTCGCCTGGTATGACTTCCTTCCACAGTTTCCGGTCAAGCTCGAACATCCCCTTGAACTCATGCAGGGCTGCCTGATGGATGCCCGCACGGAAGGGCCCGTGCGCTTCGAGCGGTTTGATGACCTTTATACCTATGCCTACCGGGTGGCGTCGCTGGTGGGGCTGATGACCAGTGAGGTGTTCGGCTACGCTGACTCAAGTGCGCTCCAGTATGCGGTGGCGCTTGGCATTGCCTTTCAGTTGACGAATATCCTGCGGGATGTGGGCGAGGATGCCCGGCGCAACCGGATTTACCTGCCACTGGAGGACCTGCGTCGGTTTGGTTGTACGGAAGAGATGATTCTGCAGGGGCGGCTGACGCCGGAAGTGGTGGCCCTGCTTAAGTTCGAGATTTGCCGGGCGCGGGATTTCTACCGTGAGGCGGAGTGTGGTATTCGGTTGCTTTCGCCGGACAGTCGCTTTACCGTGTTCCTGAGCAGTCGTTTGTACGGAGGGATTCTGCGTGACATCGAGCGGCATGGCTACGATGTGTTTTCCCGGCGGGCGCATCTGTCACTGGGGGCAAAGCTGTGGGCGGTACCGCCGCTGTGGGTGCAGGCGCGGCTGGGCGGTATTTTGACGTAA
- the mobA gene encoding molybdenum cofactor guanylyltransferase, protein MDDFPVCILAGGRSWRMGRPKALLPFPDAPLLLVLTDRLRAVFRRVYVVCSPVGLSAASDAVQRLLSDYCFDRHILVDPIPNGGPLSGIACAVAHTRQLGRPRCLVIPCDMPFLTTTFLARLASTHPTAPAVVPFTADGQPTGVCAAYNVAILPALSAFLRRGGRRVQDFLQTIPAAPLPFPDYADLPGADRLLYNLNTPADYRQALLWHQEARLENSLSDESSSQPRQQFPKIRLDHQ, encoded by the coding sequence ATGGATGACTTCCCGGTGTGTATCCTCGCAGGCGGCCGGAGCTGGCGCATGGGGCGGCCAAAGGCGCTGTTGCCTTTTCCCGATGCTCCGTTGCTCCTGGTCTTGACTGACCGCCTGCGGGCGGTTTTCCGTCGTGTGTATGTTGTGTGTTCGCCGGTTGGTCTCTCAGCGGCTTCTGATGCAGTTCAGAGATTATTATCAGACTATTGTTTTGACAGGCACATCCTGGTTGACCCCATCCCCAATGGCGGCCCGCTCAGCGGTATCGCCTGCGCCGTCGCACACACCCGCCAACTCGGACGCCCGCGGTGTCTGGTCATCCCATGTGATATGCCGTTCCTGACAACGACCTTCCTGGCACGGCTCGCCAGCACCCACCCCACGGCCCCGGCGGTTGTCCCCTTCACAGCCGACGGACAACCAACCGGCGTCTGCGCCGCCTACAACGTTGCCATCCTGCCTGCCCTCTCTGCCTTCCTGCGCCGGGGCGGCCGGCGCGTCCAGGATTTCCTCCAGACCATCCCCGCCGCGCCACTCCCCTTCCCGGACTACGCCGACCTGCCCGGCGCTGACCGGTTGCTTTACAACCTCAACACGCCCGCTGACTATCGCCAAGCCCTGCTCTGGCATCAGGAAGCCCGGCTGGAAAATTCGTTATCAGACGAAAGTTCCAGCCAGCCGCGCCAACAGTTTCCCAAAATCCGTCTCGACCATCAGTAA
- a CDS encoding gluconokinase translates to MILAVDLGSSSFRAAVFTPDGRLQPETLSRRSVVATMTPDGTMTYDATALFAAFTGVISRSLHRAERQGYVIQGVGISTMMHSLMGVRRSAATADQPDVSVPTTPVFAWGDTRSEAERENLVEYFTRRRLYARTGCPLHSSYWLLKLAWLRRHLTLREWQWMSFADYAWWRLFGRTCTTVSLASATGLYARREADWDEEILDYLGLERSHLPPLANAGAMLPGTALVPPFKKRWPQLHAACFFPPLGDGACSNLGSLCFSDNRAAINIGTTAALRVTIPREREPGEPPPGLWVYHLDHDHALVGGALSNAGNLLAWGRRTLRLPATPILEARLRQTLAEDTGLTILPFLAGERSLGWHPQATGVIAGLRLSTTPVAIWQALLEVIALRLAWIARQLETAGFLLDSTEIIVSGGVSASPVFATMLCQALGRPICVIPTEASARGVALWVSLGLRLLTIDRCPLPAGSWFEPDAATHARYRERLERHRATCLAMAESWSATLSDQL, encoded by the coding sequence ATGATTCTGGCTGTTGATCTGGGTTCCTCTTCTTTCCGTGCGGCCGTGTTTACGCCTGACGGCCGGTTGCAGCCGGAAACCCTTAGCCGGCGGTCGGTTGTGGCTACCATGACACCGGATGGCACCATGACCTACGATGCCACGGCGCTCTTTGCCGCCTTCACCGGGGTCATCAGCCGGTCACTCCATCGGGCTGAACGTCAGGGGTATGTCATTCAGGGCGTTGGTATCTCCACCATGATGCACAGCCTCATGGGTGTCCGACGGTCGGCGGCTACTGCTGACCAGCCTGATGTCAGCGTGCCGACAACGCCGGTTTTTGCTTGGGGCGACACACGTTCCGAAGCCGAAAGAGAGAATTTGGTTGAGTATTTCACCCGCCGCCGGCTCTATGCCCGGACGGGTTGCCCCCTCCACAGCAGTTACTGGTTGCTCAAACTGGCCTGGCTGCGACGTCACCTGACGCTCCGGGAATGGCAGTGGATGTCCTTTGCTGACTATGCCTGGTGGCGACTTTTTGGCCGGACCTGCACCACCGTTTCCCTTGCCTCGGCGACGGGCCTCTATGCCCGCCGCGAAGCCGACTGGGATGAAGAAATCCTTGATTATCTTGGCCTTGAGCGCTCTCATCTGCCGCCCTTGGCCAATGCCGGAGCGATGCTCCCTGGCACGGCCCTCGTCCCGCCCTTCAAAAAACGCTGGCCGCAACTGCATGCAGCCTGCTTCTTCCCACCCCTTGGCGATGGCGCCTGCAGCAACCTGGGCAGCCTGTGTTTTTCCGACAACCGGGCCGCCATCAACATTGGCACCACGGCTGCCCTACGTGTCACCATTCCCAGGGAACGTGAACCGGGAGAACCGCCACCGGGTCTCTGGGTCTATCACCTTGACCACGACCATGCCCTCGTGGGCGGCGCGCTGAGCAACGCCGGCAATCTGCTCGCCTGGGGGCGGCGTACGCTGCGCCTGCCGGCCACACCGATCCTGGAAGCTCGTCTGCGGCAGACCCTGGCAGAAGATACCGGATTGACCATCCTGCCCTTCCTGGCCGGCGAACGTAGTCTGGGTTGGCATCCGCAAGCCACGGGAGTGATTGCCGGACTCCGGCTCTCCACAACCCCCGTAGCCATCTGGCAGGCGCTGCTCGAAGTCATTGCCCTGCGTTTGGCGTGGATTGCCCGGCAACTGGAAACCGCCGGGTTCCTCCTGGACTCCACAGAGATCATTGTCTCCGGCGGTGTGTCGGCGTCACCCGTTTTTGCTACGATGCTGTGCCAGGCACTGGGACGGCCCATCTGTGTCATCCCGACGGAAGCTTCAGCCCGTGGCGTGGCTCTGTGGGTCAGTCTTGGCCTGCGATTGCTGACAATTGACCGTTGCCCACTGCCCGCTGGAAGCTGGTTTGAGCCGGATGCCGCCACCCATGCCCGCTACCGGGAGCGGCTGGAGCGTCACCGCGCCACCTGTCTGGCCATGGCTGAAAGCTGGTCGGCCACTTTGAGCGACCAGCTTTGA
- a CDS encoding NAD-dependent epimerase/dehydratase family protein, which produces MKQTWLVTGGTGYLGVHVAAALGATVAGRRQGLGLFTPALAEALAHHQVIVHLAAHVAKAPEAAADCFEVNSDGTRWLCAQLTEQHVLLLASTKDVYGAHADHYPAVPESCPTTLRGQNAYAWSKWLAEEYARFYASQRGFRLCVLRLSTMFAPPTPGNPGGLVSRFADAIRRGQPLTLRWQGRQVRDVLPVTELVRVLRACAALSDAHDTFNETFNIGGGPDYAYSLVELAQRIGRACGRTPVLHLTDVEPAPDDQRHYVSDLSKAGARLGWKPDFDVEAVLKWA; this is translated from the coding sequence GTGAAGCAGACCTGGTTGGTGACAGGTGGGACAGGCTATCTGGGCGTTCATGTGGCGGCGGCCCTGGGGGCGACCGTGGCCGGGCGACGGCAGGGACTGGGATTGTTTACCCCAGCCCTGGCTGAGGCGCTGGCCCATCACCAGGTCATCGTCCACCTGGCCGCCCACGTGGCCAAAGCCCCGGAGGCAGCGGCGGACTGCTTCGAGGTCAACAGCGACGGCACACGCTGGCTCTGCGCCCAGCTTACCGAACAGCACGTCCTGCTGCTGGCCTCGACCAAGGATGTCTATGGCGCGCATGCTGACCACTACCCGGCCGTGCCGGAAAGCTGCCCGACAACCCTGCGTGGGCAGAACGCCTACGCCTGGTCAAAGTGGCTGGCCGAGGAATACGCCCGTTTTTATGCGTCCCAGCGCGGCTTCCGGCTCTGTGTGCTGCGGCTCTCCACGATGTTTGCACCGCCGACGCCGGGCAATCCCGGCGGACTGGTCAGTCGCTTTGCCGATGCCATCCGCCGTGGACAACCCCTGACGCTGCGCTGGCAGGGACGGCAGGTGCGGGATGTCCTGCCGGTGACAGAACTTGTGCGCGTGCTGCGCGCCTGTGCCGCTTTGTCTGATGCCCACGACACCTTCAATGAGACGTTCAACATCGGCGGCGGTCCCGACTACGCCTACTCACTGGTTGAACTGGCGCAGCGGATTGGCCGGGCATGTGGCAGGACTCCGGTTCTACACCTGACCGATGTCGAGCCGGCGCCAGACGACCAGCGGCACTATGTCAGCGATCTCTCAAAAGCCGGCGCCCGGTTGGGCTGGAAGCCAGACTTTGATGTGGAGGCGGTCCTGAAGTGGGCCTGA
- the ppgK gene encoding polyphosphate--glucose phosphotransferase translates to MARTTAKCALGIDIGGTGVKGAPVDLRTGTLTQERFRLLTPQPATPDAIAETVFEVIRHFGWSERDGAIGIGLPSVVKHGVAHTAGNIDPAWIGCDAATLFKNTTGYTVTLLNDADAAGLAEMRFGAGRDLAGLVAIVTLGTGIGTALFHNGQLIPNTELGHLIIRDKDAERRASLSARERQNWSWKKWAGYVSEYLTELHRLLWCDAFILGGGASNKFDKFAAYLTCPTPVLPARMANLAGIIGAALATVPATQARAKSPS, encoded by the coding sequence ATGGCCAGAACCACGGCCAAATGCGCCTTGGGCATTGACATTGGCGGTACCGGCGTCAAAGGGGCGCCGGTTGACCTCCGCACTGGCACGCTTACCCAGGAACGGTTCCGTCTGCTCACGCCACAGCCGGCGACACCGGACGCCATTGCCGAAACCGTTTTTGAGGTCATCCGCCACTTTGGATGGAGTGAGCGTGACGGCGCCATTGGCATCGGGCTGCCTTCCGTCGTCAAGCACGGTGTGGCGCACACGGCCGGCAACATTGACCCGGCCTGGATTGGCTGTGACGCCGCCACCCTGTTCAAAAACACCACCGGCTACACGGTGACGTTGCTCAATGACGCCGACGCCGCCGGGCTGGCCGAGATGCGCTTTGGCGCCGGCCGCGACCTTGCCGGGCTGGTGGCCATCGTCACCCTGGGCACCGGCATCGGCACCGCACTTTTCCATAACGGGCAGCTTATTCCCAACACTGAGCTGGGCCACCTGATCATCCGTGATAAGGACGCCGAGCGGCGGGCTTCCTTGTCGGCACGTGAGCGGCAGAACTGGTCATGGAAAAAGTGGGCTGGGTATGTCAGCGAATACCTCACTGAATTGCACCGGCTGCTCTGGTGTGATGCCTTTATTCTCGGCGGCGGCGCCAGCAACAAATTCGACAAGTTTGCGGCGTACCTGACCTGTCCGACCCCGGTGCTCCCGGCCCGGATGGCTAACCTCGCCGGGATCATCGGGGCTGCCCTGGCCACTGTCCCGGCAACACAGGCCAGAGCCAAATCACCTTCCTGA
- the glk gene encoding glucokinase, whose amino-acid sequence MTRYLLAGDVGGTKTHLGLFDAATLALLETRTFASADFSDLPAMLRSFFGGRALRCQAACIGAAGPVLDGVCQITNLSWSIRADELRQVLDCPAFVINDLEANGNGIALLAPSDFYQLQAGTPRLGNAALISAGTGLGECILFWDGTRHIAVPSEGGHASFSPSDPTELDLLAYLWQTYDHVSWERLVSGTFGFAHLYHFFRDTGRAAGSAALEALAATHGYGAAISKFADEGLPIAVAVMERFVALYGAEAGNLALKALATEGLFIGGGIAPKILKWMTKGDFLGAFVAKGRFRSFLEQVPVAVILNEQTALLGAARYARHHAHLS is encoded by the coding sequence ATGACCCGTTACCTCCTGGCCGGAGATGTGGGTGGCACGAAAACCCACCTCGGACTGTTTGACGCCGCCACCCTTGCCCTGCTCGAAACCCGAACCTTCGCCAGCGCTGATTTCAGCGATCTGCCAGCCATGCTGCGGTCATTTTTTGGTGGGCGGGCGCTCCGCTGCCAGGCTGCCTGCATTGGCGCAGCCGGACCTGTCCTCGATGGCGTGTGCCAGATTACCAACCTGTCCTGGAGCATCCGTGCGGATGAACTGCGGCAGGTACTCGACTGCCCGGCCTTTGTCATCAATGACCTCGAAGCCAACGGCAACGGGATTGCCCTGCTGGCACCGTCGGACTTTTACCAACTTCAGGCCGGTACACCCCGCCTGGGCAACGCGGCCCTGATCTCGGCCGGGACAGGTCTCGGCGAGTGCATTCTGTTCTGGGATGGAACACGCCACATTGCCGTTCCGTCGGAAGGTGGCCACGCCAGCTTTTCTCCCAGCGATCCGACGGAGCTGGACCTGCTGGCGTATCTCTGGCAGACCTATGATCACGTAAGCTGGGAGCGGCTGGTGTCCGGGACGTTTGGCTTTGCCCACCTGTACCATTTTTTCCGTGACACCGGGCGTGCCGCCGGTTCCGCTGCGCTGGAAGCTTTGGCTGCTACTCATGGCTACGGTGCAGCCATCTCGAAGTTTGCCGACGAAGGATTGCCGATTGCCGTGGCGGTGATGGAGCGGTTCGTGGCCCTCTATGGTGCTGAAGCTGGCAACCTGGCCCTGAAGGCCCTAGCCACCGAGGGGCTGTTTATCGGCGGCGGCATTGCGCCCAAAATCCTCAAGTGGATGACCAAGGGCGATTTTCTGGGCGCATTCGTCGCCAAGGGACGTTTTCGGAGCTTTCTGGAGCAGGTTCCAGTGGCCGTCATCCTCAATGAGCAGACGGCACTGCTGGGCGCAGCCCGGTATGCCAGGCATCACGCCCACCTTTCCTGA
- the fabG gene encoding 3-oxoacyl-[acyl-carrier-protein] reductase: MNDALDFRGKTILITGGSRGIGRAIALELAARSANIAFTYHSRVEAARAVEQELQALGVEAQAYQADAADFEAAQSVVRQVRERFGALHGLVNNAGITRDKLLITMKEDDWDAVLNTNLKSVFNMSKAVVALLLKQKQGGSILNISSISGVIGMAGQTNYSAAKAGMIGFTKALAKEVASRGITVNALAPGLIETEMTEGLSAEYRAKLLETIPLGRFGTATEIARIATFLLSEDARYITGQVLCADGGLVM, translated from the coding sequence ATGAACGACGCCTTGGATTTTCGCGGTAAGACCATCCTCATCACCGGCGGCTCACGGGGCATTGGCCGCGCCATCGCCCTCGAACTGGCTGCCCGCAGTGCCAACATTGCTTTCACCTACCACAGCCGGGTGGAAGCCGCCCGGGCCGTCGAGCAGGAACTTCAGGCCTTGGGTGTCGAAGCCCAGGCCTACCAGGCAGATGCCGCCGACTTTGAAGCCGCCCAGTCCGTTGTCAGGCAGGTACGGGAACGCTTTGGCGCTCTCCACGGCCTCGTCAACAACGCCGGTATCACCCGCGACAAGCTGCTCATCACGATGAAGGAAGACGACTGGGATGCCGTTCTCAACACCAATCTCAAAAGTGTCTTCAACATGTCCAAAGCGGTCGTTGCGCTCCTCCTCAAGCAAAAGCAGGGCGGGTCAATCCTGAACATCAGCTCAATCAGCGGTGTGATCGGTATGGCCGGCCAGACGAACTATTCCGCCGCCAAGGCCGGAATGATTGGCTTTACCAAGGCCCTGGCCAAGGAAGTCGCCAGCCGGGGCATTACGGTCAATGCTCTTGCGCCGGGTCTTATTGAAACGGAGATGACGGAAGGGCTGTCGGCTGAGTATCGCGCCAAACTGCTTGAAACCATCCCCCTTGGACGGTTCGGGACTGCAACGGAAATTGCCCGCATCGCCACCTTTCTGCTTTCAGAAGATGCCCGCTACATCACCGGACAGGTTCTTTGTGCCGACGGTGGTCTCGTTATGTGA
- a CDS encoding CPBP family intramembrane glutamic endopeptidase yields MTSLTEPAVTPPASPVSRVVGWNAGAAMVTWLLSISAILLSSVGAQLGWTAWFYLQRGALPTQADLTTSHSLTLTLVLSTFAAHAITLLWCWQLIRRTSPYGVRPALGLDWCRSFWSRRNGLLIACVFAAPLFLAIGAWLERYLPNAKTDLDRILAQGPSVRVAIACVAALSAPLVEEVVYRGVIFGGLQRSLGVRPTVVLVSLLFLAVHVPQYWGGWAGLTMLALLSLTLTVLRAATGSILPSVVLHYAFNGIQAIAIVFFWELLETSPPTTP; encoded by the coding sequence ATGACCTCTCTGACTGAGCCAGCGGTCACGCCCCCAGCCAGCCCGGTGTCACGGGTGGTGGGTTGGAATGCCGGTGCAGCCATGGTGACATGGCTGTTGAGCATCAGTGCCATCCTGCTGAGTTCGGTTGGAGCGCAGCTTGGCTGGACAGCCTGGTTTTACCTGCAGCGGGGCGCCCTTCCGACGCAAGCTGACCTGACGACCTCACACTCGCTGACCCTGACCCTGGTGCTGTCCACGTTTGCTGCTCACGCCATAACGCTTTTATGGTGCTGGCAGCTTATCCGTCGGACATCCCCCTACGGAGTTCGCCCGGCGCTGGGTCTGGACTGGTGCCGTTCGTTCTGGTCCCGCCGGAACGGACTCCTTATAGCCTGTGTGTTTGCAGCACCACTGTTTCTGGCCATTGGTGCCTGGCTGGAACGCTACCTCCCCAATGCCAAAACCGATCTTGACCGCATCCTTGCCCAAGGGCCGTCCGTTCGGGTAGCCATTGCCTGCGTGGCTGCACTGTCTGCGCCGCTCGTCGAGGAAGTGGTTTATCGGGGGGTTATCTTTGGCGGATTGCAGCGCAGTCTGGGGGTTCGTCCTACAGTGGTTCTGGTCTCCCTGCTCTTTTTGGCCGTTCACGTCCCACAGTACTGGGGCGGCTGGGCCGGGTTGACCATGCTGGCGCTGCTCAGCCTCACCCTGACCGTCCTCCGGGCTGCAACCGGCTCCATCCTGCCTTCGGTCGTGCTCCACTACGCCTTCAATGGTATTCAGGCCATTGCCATTGTGTTTTTCTGGGAACTTCTTGAAACTTCCCCTCCCACAACGCCATGA
- a CDS encoding lysophospholipid acyltransferase family protein, which produces MKIIRILHSIVAFLLIVLYTVVMGSLALLLSLFDRTGAYQHWCARTWCRMIAFTVGMRVSVEGLEQLPRHTPAVVMANHQSLLDIPVLFAFLPFQFRILAKKELFRIPFLGWFLWRAGHIPVDRGNRNAIPDMIAAARKVLHSRTPVVIFPEGTRNIQPARVKAFKSGGFRLAREAGVPIVPVTIYGTATFLPAHSMWLTPCPVHLTIHAPLETTSLSIEEAMAQVASTMNERLAVLAQSQPQPSLPPSGKRYPAHDLSD; this is translated from the coding sequence ATGAAGATCATCCGTATCCTGCACTCGATTGTCGCGTTTCTGCTGATTGTTCTCTATACGGTGGTTATGGGGTCTCTGGCCCTTCTGCTTTCACTGTTTGACCGAACAGGAGCCTATCAACACTGGTGCGCGCGCACCTGGTGTCGGATGATTGCCTTCACAGTCGGGATGCGGGTCTCCGTTGAAGGCCTTGAACAACTGCCCCGCCACACCCCAGCAGTGGTCATGGCCAATCACCAGAGTTTGCTTGACATTCCAGTGCTGTTTGCCTTCCTGCCGTTTCAGTTTCGGATTCTGGCCAAAAAGGAACTGTTCCGTATTCCCTTCCTGGGCTGGTTTCTATGGCGCGCCGGACACATTCCGGTTGACCGGGGGAACCGGAATGCCATCCCTGACATGATCGCCGCGGCGCGGAAGGTGCTCCACTCCCGGACTCCGGTGGTGATCTTTCCCGAAGGCACGCGGAACATCCAGCCCGCCCGGGTCAAAGCCTTCAAATCGGGCGGGTTTCGTCTGGCGCGTGAAGCCGGTGTGCCGATTGTGCCGGTTACCATCTATGGCACCGCCACATTTTTGCCAGCGCATTCCATGTGGCTCACCCCCTGCCCGGTTCATCTCACTATCCACGCACCGCTGGAGACCACCAGCCTCTCTATTGAAGAGGCTATGGCCCAGGTGGCATCCACGATGAATGAACGGTTGGCCGTCCTGGCCCAGTCCCAGCCCCAACCATCCCTGCCGCCTTCGGGAAAGCGTTACCCCGCCCATGACCTCTCTGACTGA